In the Ptychodera flava strain L36383 chromosome 1, AS_Pfla_20210202, whole genome shotgun sequence genome, atatatatatgtgtgtgtgtgtgtgtgtgtgtgtgtgtgtgtgtgtgtgtattctgTCGCTCACAAGACAAACAAAAGgaaacaatattatttttaatttaatttcatttttattaaatGTTAGATATATTTGCATTTCACGTTTACTGAAAAATCTCAATCTGCCTGCAGAACGTACCAAGCAGACAGTCGCATAAATTGAATAACATTAATCGGAACAAAAGTAGTGCTTCTGACACGGGCTTATGTGGGCTCATAGTCTCTGTGTCACATGACCTGAAGATAGTAGTTAGGCTAGTTGCCAGCATCGTGCATGTCCGACAGTCAGCAGAGAATATCTACAAACCGTCGGACAAACCCTGTGATACTGCAGTTGTTTCTTAGCTCGTCTACGAGTTTTGTAAATGGATCCCTGTCGGTGTCTTATGACGTTGACCTGACAATCAGGTTGTGTGCATACCGCATTTTCAGCGGCGTAACCATAATGCTGTGCAGTTGCGAGTATATTGAAGGAATAAACAGTTTCCCTCGCCAGACCTTGAACCTACCCTTTCTCATGAATACCTTTGCGGCAAGAATGGCTATCTATGCAGTTGCTTGCTGCTCACGGCTTTGCCGCTTGTGGCGCACTCGGCACAATCACGTTTGGCGAGCGCAGGTTCGAGACTTTGTGACGAATAATGTGTGCAGTAGGAAACTGCAAAGATCTTCAAGAATTGATAAGGTGAAATTAGTTTATCTAAAGTAGCACATTTGGAGTTTTACAACTTCAGATTCGTTTATTGCAAGACAGACTGTCATCCcgtgtaaatttatctgtcagCACAACGATATATTGCATAATTGTGAAGATTGTTGTTTTGTCTACCATAGTTCAATTTTTCGAAAAGTACAGGAAGTTATCATATatcatgtacatatacatttcAGTATTTTACAGTGCTTTGATGAGAGATGTTTACAATATGCTTAGTAGTTTGCGGTATGTTAATTTAACGTTTTGACATGTTTCATTTGTCCGAAGATTTACGTATTGTAATGTAAATAATTTCCAATAATCATTCCAAAATATTGCGTTTTACAAGTTACATTGTTATCTCTTGCAGCTCATTTATATATTCCAAAGGGCAGCCCGGCTCGTTCGACGAGTGGCTCAGATGGGACTGTGCATGACAAAACTGTCCAAACAGAACACGACCTCAACGTTGGTGGCGCAGTTACATTATTTCAGCGCTGACGGCAACACGCACAGTTTGGCCTTCGACAAAGCGAAGTTCAGACGAGCAAAAGTAAGCGTCTTCTTGTCAACATTGACTTTGTATGTGGAATAACCAtcgttattattgacaaataagTTCACATCCGGACTTAATAAACAGTATATATATTCGTTGAATATATGTTGATATTAATGGGATGGGTCACCTGTGGCGGTCACTTTTGTGTTCACAAACATGTGTTTCATACATGATATCTATATGCATCAcatcaacatttaaattttacaatatacaTTATGAAAAAACATGTTTAACTTTCGTCAATCGCCATTGTACATCGGATACAGTGTAtgcattggtcgtatgggcCCCATACGACATTTGGGGTCAGTTCCTCCCTTTAAGCTTGAAATACTGAGTTATTCATCGTGCTGTAGGGATACGAAcggaaactgtagttgataccTAGAATGAAAAAACTGACCGAAATTTGCCACTACCGGACCGTAACCTTGGAACGATTCTGCAAGACAATTTAAAACATACATTAGCACACATTGAAATTAGAGGCATTAAAATATGTACAGATACGTCATAAAAAATATCTGatttgcaaatttgattaatTATGTATACAAAGACACACATTGAAATCAAATCTCTACCTCCGAGCATACAGGATATCCCCTTGGTGCGACTCTACTTATAACATAATGCACCTCGGGGGTAGATTTTCGTACTCTCAGACTTCCACTATactgttttggtctaccactgaAATAaagagggctcattttgaagctcatcgAGCAACTAAAATTTTCAACGGTTTATTTTAGAGGTAatacagtgatggcggccattttgaattgcgaGTACGGTAAATTCAACGCATTTTGTTTCCATTGTATTTTCAAAGTGACCCTCTGGTTTTaactattgattttgaaagagaatagttgaatgTTTCCTcgtagaaagtttgagcaaaggcgCATATTACCTCAAATCTCTTCTCCTCTGGTTTATTCCATGTCCTGGACAAATCATCACCGCTGGCCCCGCTTATACGTATCAACAACGGTTTATTTCTGAGAGACGTGTAAATGCTGTCTTTTGTTACTCGTTACAGTTATGTTTACCGCACTGGGCCAGGCAGATTGGCACCAAGCCGCCCCACGAGCGAACCCCGGAGGAGATCTATAAACTCTATGGCGTCATGAAGACAATGAAAAGCTTTGAGAAATTCACCCAAAAGATTCGACTTCAGATTTGCAAAATGGCGAGATACACATGGTCAGTCTTGTCTTGAGCGATTGTTGTCTCCAGTGCACTTGTCTTTGTTACTGTAGTTATGTGAAACTTTGTTCGTGTTTCAGGCGCTCCTGCAGTGTGAATTAATGATTTAGCAGATGTCCTTAAAACCGAATAACCCAAGCGTTGTTTCTAGTATCTACAACAACATGCACTTGTAACGTACGAAATTGACCTCCCTGAAAATCTCAAAACTATGACTATTATTTCTGCAACGAACGAAAACATGTGTGGACATCGTTTTTTCTAGCATTTAAATAATACATTTTGAAACAGAAATTTAACTCAAAGATctatgccaggtaaacacagGGAGGGGATTTAAATAGGACGGTAGGGTGAGAGAGGTTTTAAGTCTTCGTTTTGAAAGCGAGGTATGAACATGTTAATAAATCATATTTCTTAACTTTATATATTTACAGCTGTGAGAAGGGTCGCGTGATTGTACGTCAGGGTCACATAGGGTACAACTTTTACTTCATTTACGCGGGCTCCGTCTTCGTTCAGTTGGAGCTCAAGGACGAAACAACGGGCATCGTTTCGGCGAACACGTTGAATGTCATCGATGCCGGGCAAAGTTTTGGAGTAAGTGACTAACTTATTGttatcagtccgggttatgtccatagagaggatattacgattgaccaatcagcgaacctgtcgccgccaacgtcatgaataattaaccatgcaatcCTTGGCTCACAAATTGTAATGAGTTCGGAACTTTCGGCCAGATttcaccctttatttttagcactaggtAGTTTTTAGCTGTAGACGTTATGCACAATGTTCAGTACGGTCGAGATGGCGACTGACACTGGTGGTTATTACATCGAATATTACTTCTTTGGATGATTTTCCTGGCCAGGTACCGCTCCTAGAAATCAagatttgacccttgtaaatttacagcaagttatttgtcgccaaatatcgcctatttttggtcaaatttaatttaacctttccatctgtagcatggagaatgtttcaagctttgcaacgatgggtcaactgttcttgtcaatgatcggagcacgatggagcacgattttttcgatcaccatgcatttcctggtacgattgacccttcgctaaGAAAAACGCGCGCAgaatcaatcgccgagaagttaaccaaaagctggtAAAGAgtacgaaaaacgtccaataactctttgtcgaacatggtctagggtaaagaaactcagaaaactattcctgaagaaatccttacaatttttaacacggtagaacgtcgcaaATCGACTCGACACCTCCAGGTAGCCAACATTCTCACTCGATCGGTcacggtggatctgtcaggtcagatCGCGATATcggcataacatttcaaagtgaacccACTTAACCTTTAACCgttattacatatacagtatgtgattggttcttgccttaacctcattacatatacggtacgccattggcttttCTCAACTATCCTccatatggacataacccggacagGTTATAGCCGATGAAATCAGAGAGCTAGCTATCATTTCCTCGCAAGCTAAGTCTAATTAGCATGACTAATGAGagttttatttcttttaaaCTGAGGCAGACAAAACTTAGAATGTTCGAATACAATACAAAAAGATCAATTAAGTATGACTAAGCAAAACACATTTTTAGAGTAGCTGAACATACCATTTTTATATCCAGGCTTTAAAcgtacaacaacaaaaaaacgcTTTAAAACTATAGAATATACAAGAATATACCATTTCCGTATGACGCTTTGACTATGTAAagcaagaaaataaaataaaaaaacttgccaaCTATTCCACCATCTTTTCGGGAGCCATGTTCAAGgaaacaaattttgaatattaataagTGTATTTGTGATAAGTCTAGAATCAATATGGTCCTGTATATTTTTCTTCTGTGTCTTTTCGAAGGAGCTGGCTCTTCTTGGTGACGGTAGACGGACAGCATCCATCATCTGCCGAGAGCCGACAGAGTTGTTCGAAATTGAGAAGGACACGTTTCTGGACATTTGTCCCGAAATGTTCGAAAcagaaatggaagaaaagatTACAGTGGCCAGGTAGGCAGTGCTTGTAAAGGCAAACCTGAAAATCAAAACCAGTTGTGTGAGAAAAATAAGGTTTTCATGGTCCAGATTAATAATTATTATACGAACGTTAACGGTGCTAATTCAAAAAGCTCCGGCTTTCTTAGGAATCGCTTTGTTATCTATAGCAAGATCACTGCATATTGTGCCTATTTTCCTACAAAAAAAGAAGAGCTAAAATATGTTATAAAAAAGCTACAGCAATTCATTGTCCCTGTAACAGAAAGGTGGATACCCGTTTAAGCAGTACTTCCTCGACGACGCTGATCAGATAGAATATACTGACCTAAGTGACGATGCCCCTCTCCTACAGTGTAGACATTATCTTAATTATCGCATCAGCCAAGTAAAGAGAGAGATGATTGCCCCCATGTCTGCCATGGAAAGATGCACAATTACTATTTCCACTATGGCTGACCGCCATATTGACAGATCCCATAGCTCACAACCGGAAGTAAGAAGGCGGAGGTCATGTAGGGGTAATCATAGTGGCTTATTTTGCGAGTTGtagttgtaacctccacaaatgtaataatctccacaaatgtaatatcaaccacaattgtaataaaatcaaccacaaatgtaatacaatagtcaaccattaatgtaacaacccgcaaccacaaatgtaataaacaaattaaccataaatgtaataaaactcaaccataaatgtaataaacttgaacttgcatatgtgatcatttgtttatcaatgccctgagtaaataataactttaataagactagtgtaatgttattgcatactttcctgaaactaggtttccttttcgaaacacagaatagaaaacggcgaggtgctgatcaaaccgttagataatggaagtggaacagcagttctagacactgataattacataataaggaagcgtcaaaataactcatcaaccagtgataccacacagatgactcagaacaaataagaGAGAAAtgtaaaaccttataacagaaacttacgacgcaaaacatgttgacgagaacatatcaatctagtaaaaaacaatacgaacactaccttgaacacagtagaacaaaattagacatcctggcatccctagtgaaggaacaaacttcaagcgggacaacataggaatacagaaaatctatcgattattccacgcAATTTATCCattgaagacgaatttgaggcgattgattaagaaagtatggcaattttcgaaaaaacggcgttaaaggatcgtagtgttatacagtcttccccactctggagtagagactgcactgacactcagattacagctgtgtctagccatggccagtcagttctgtacacaaaacagggaaacgtaaaatacactttcaaatatgcaaaacacactaaacgcaaaaaaattaagaaatgaataatgtgtggagttgctttccttattacatagatcaatatttaagggctaattcctcaattgcgacgacaaaatagatttattacatttatggttgacaagtattacgtttatgggtgatttttttattacatttatggttaccatttattacatttgtggttggtgtttttattacatttatggttgatttttgttacatttatgggcgatattacatttatgggtgcattttattacaattgtggttgatattacatttgtggaggttacaagaGTCTGACGCGCTACCAATCCAAAGCTAAAGACAGCAGGGGGCGGGGAGAGGGATCTTTccctctctactgtctatgctaaTACTATTAAGTTTGGTTAATAAACGTGTTCATGTTTACAGGAAACATGAGATTTTCAGATACTGGCCGGATGAGAATCTTCAGAGGTTATGCTTTGAATCTCAGATCCAAGAAGTTCCACACAGCAAAACAATAGACAGAGATACTTCCAACTCGCcgcatttatattttgttttaaaggTATGCGAACATGTCATTTTCAATGGTTGACGATTGAGCGAGTAATTACAGCATTACTGAAGATGCACGaattattaaaaaatatcaTCATGATTGAATGTGGATACAAATGTCGCGGTTATTTGTAGTGCCTCTAAATTTAAGTTCCATCCCGACCCGACCAATCTTGGTAATGAATTCTTTTTTTTCCAAGTCACAAAATGGGGGAGTAAGGTTGTAATTTTATTGACTTGAAAGCATtatagataaatatttataaGCGTTCTCTGTTACAAAAATGATTTCCCGCTTtccaaaactttcatttataaCACAATTTGTTTTATTCTTCCTTTAGGGTAAAATTCTCATATTACGGGAGTTTAATATCCGTGACGCTGCTTCCAGGGCGACCTTTAACCTTTCTGCTTATAAGAACAAGCCACTTCCGTTTCCGGGCCTTCAAGAGACAAAGGACACTGATCTGCGCAGAATCACCGAGTCCAACAAGTGTTTCTGCAACATCGGATATTTGACGGATGGGGAATGTTCGGTAAAGAGTCTTTACATTAGTTCATAAGGGTCTTCCATGCAAGATATCGTTTGGTTTTACAACACCGTTTCCTGAACAAATAATACTTCAGCCTCCCTTCTTCCATGACCGAGCCAGGTTACGTCTGGTCACGGCACAGTGTACTCAGGCTCAGTGTCTCGCGTTTCCAGAACGCAGTGATTAAAAGCGAAAATGCGTTGTACCAAGCAGCAAAACACACTAATTAACCAGCAAAACAATAAACAACGTAGAAA is a window encoding:
- the LOC139140148 gene encoding cyclic nucleotide-binding domain-containing protein 2-like isoform X2, encoding MQRAFRTSGSEMDIESSSRSLPSKTPIRPSSAPPTNRRRPSNRFSRRERPKSSNLSTLHEIEEEEDEDVANLKVEISETNAKEHAQAEVRSHRTPSASHLSSSRSASLDDSSTLGLEEYRKKYARQRLRSRRRARNGGLSSQDGDETAKERRARLIYIFQRAARLVRRVAQMGLCMTKLSKQNTTSTLVAQLHYFSADGNTHSLAFDKAKFRRAKLCLPHWARQIGTKPPHERTPEEIYKLYGVMKTMKSFEKFTQKIRLQICKMARYTCCEKGRVIVRQGHIGYNFYFIYAGSVFVQLELKDETTGIVSANTLNVIDAGQSFGELALLGDGRRTASIICREPTELFEIEKDTFLDICPEMFETEMEEKITVARKHEIFRYWPDENLQRLCFESQIQEVPHSKTIDRDTSNSPHLYFVLKGKILILREFNIRDAASRATFNLSAYKNKPLPFPGLQETKDTDLRRITESNKCFCNIGYLTDGECSDLSAIRQEDKSLVPGLILVSHGARVMKIVKQRLESLAPRGSIETFRKTYTPHIYVPCDEDLYRKYVEDIHWTQFKTKLVKTLMAEKKGSYLCHRPVTTKGSSGWAKWPGTGKMNRKCRIYQNTQRPSSTLPMSHTDTQVASHSELVGKERLLKRPKTAPSIVHSRPT